From one Bos indicus isolate NIAB-ARS_2022 breed Sahiwal x Tharparkar chromosome 16, NIAB-ARS_B.indTharparkar_mat_pri_1.0, whole genome shotgun sequence genomic stretch:
- the KIAA0040 gene encoding uncharacterized protein KIAA0040 homolog → MEKISMFFSAVWDVISTKHQEGLFNSICLGILLGLPLLVIITFLFICCHCCWNRPGDNGRQPEQNKGKKKKKKKKQAEEDLWISAQPKLLQMEKRPSLPV, encoded by the coding sequence ATGGAGAAGATTAGCATGTTCTTCAGTGCCGTCTGGGATGTCATCTCCACCAAACACCAGGAGGGCCTCTTCAACAGCATCTGTCTAGGCATCCTCCTGGGGCTGCCCCTCCTAGTGATCATCACCTTCCTCTTcatctgctgccactgctgctggaACCGGCCGGGTGACAATGGCCGACAGCCGGAGCAAAAcaaggggaagaagaagaagaaaaagaagaagcaggCTGAAGAAGACCTCTGGATCTCTGCCCAGCCCAAGCTTCTCCAGATGGAAAAGAGGCCATCCCTGCCTGTTTAG